ATAGTGTAAGTAGAAACCTTTTGCTGTTATGGAACAAGGCGAGATTGATCGTCTGCCGGAGTGCGCTGCACAGAACGAGCAGGTTCTGTACCGAAGACAAGTTCGACTAAATCTAAGAAATGAAGTTGCACAGATTTGCTTTTGAATTGAGCCCATTTGAGCCAACCAATGCTTTCTCCTTTTGCATTGGCGGTGCACACTTCGCTTTGCACACCGTTAAACACAGGGACACAGTCTGCTTGAGCGGCAGAATTAGTTGTTTGCGTGGCTGCAACAGTAATTACTAACGCAGCTGCTGTAGCAATCGAAATTAAAAAAATGCGGCGCATACAACCCCCGTGTTTAAAAATTAAGCGATTAATTTAACATTTTGTACGCACAGCGCCTAGTTATTTTCGTCATTCAGATGAACGAAATTGTATGGACTGATAGAATGCGGCTTTCTCGATTAAAATAGAGTAGCGAGCATGGCTGATTTTTTAATTGCACCTTCCATACTTTCCGCGAACTTTGCACGCCTTGGCGAAGAAGTTGACAATGTGCTGGCAGCAGGCGCAGATGTAGTTCATTTCGATGTGATGGATAACCATTTCGTACCTAACTTAACGATTGGTCCGATGGTTTGCCAAGCATTACGCGATCATGGTGTAACGGCGCCGATAGATGTGCATTTAATGGTAAGCCCTGTGGATCGAATTATTCCAGAGTTTGCAGCCGCAGGCGCAAGTATGATTACCTTTCATCCCGAAGCTTCTGTGCATATTGATCGCAGTTTGCAACTCATCAAAGATCATGGTTGCAAAGCAGGTTTGGTATTTAACCCAGCAACGCCTCTGCACTATTTAGATTATGTGATGGATAAAGTCGACATGGTGTTATTAATGTCAGTGAATCCTGGCTTTGGTGGTCAACAATTTATCCCGTCTACACTAGATAAGATAAAGCAAGTGAGAGCGCGTATCGACGCAAGTGGTCGCGATATACGACTTGAGGTCGACGGCGGTGTGAAAGTCGATAACATTGGAGAGATCGCCAAAGCGGGTGCAGATATGTTCGTTGCAGGTAGCGCAATATTTAATGCGCCTGATTATGCAGAGGTGATTCGCCAAATGCGCACAGAAATTGAGCAAGCGGTGAGCTGATAACTAGCTGTTAATTCGGTTAATGTAACTGTTTTTTATAGGATATTAGGAATGAACCAACCCGTTGTATTAAGTGGCTGCCAGCCTTCCGGACAATTAACCCTTGGTAATTACATGGGCGCTTTACGTCAGTGGGTCGCCATGCAAAGTAATCGTGACTGCTACTTTATGTTGGTTGATTTACACGCCATTACCGTGCGTCAAGATCCAAAAGCATTGTACGAGGCAACACTCGATGGTTTAGCGCTCTATTTAGCTTGTGGCCTAGATCCTGCCAAGAGCACATTATTCTTGCAATCTCATGTGCCGGAGCACTCGCAACTTGCGTGGGTATTGAATTGTTACACGCAAATGGGTGAACTGAACCGCATGACACAGTATAAGGATAAGTCGCAGAAGCAAGAGTCGAATATGAATGCGGGGTTGTTCACATATCCCGTATTGATGGCTGCGGACATTCTAATTTATGGTGCGAATGAGGTGCCGGTTGGCAATGACCAGAAGCAACACTTGGAGTTGGCGCGAGACGTTGCAACCCGGTTCAATAATATTTACGGGGACGTACTGGTGGTGCCAGAGCCCTTTATTCCAGAGCATGGCGCTCGGATCATGAGCCTTCAAGATCCTACCAAAAAAATGTCTAAGTCGGACGACAACGAAGGTAATTTTATTGGGTTATTGGAAGACCCGAAGAAGATTGCGAAGAAAATAAAACGTGCAGTGACAGACTCAGACGAGCAGGCGCGTATTTATTTCGATCCAGAAGAAAAAGCCGGTGTATCAAATCTACTAACGATATTGTCGGGAGCGACGGGGCACAGTATCGACACGCTAGTTCCTCAGTATGAGGGCAAAATGTATGGTCATCTGAAAACGGATGTTGCCGATGCGGTCGTTGCGCTGTTGACTCCTATTCAGGAGAGGTATCAAGCCCTAAGGAATGATCGTGCAGCCTTGGACGGCATCATGCGAAAAGGTGCGGAGAAAGCGCAAGAGCGTGCGTCTGAAACTTTGGCCACAGTTTATAGAGCGGTCGGTTTCGTTCCGAAGGCTTAAATAGTAAACGCCAAATTGTAACTAAATATGAAATTTGTAAGCCACCTAGGCCCTTGGCGGCCATCATAGGTGGCTTTTTTATATCAAAATTAATAGAGAGTTGCGAATTTTGTAATAAAAATGTAAATAGTTGCTCGTTGGCTTACTTGGAACCGATGGGCTTCTGCGATAATCTGACGCTAGTGTGCGATAGATACCCGTGGATTTCTCTCTCGGTTAACATTGCACAACATTCGACAATAACGCTCTTGAGAGTGAAAAGAAGTAAGAAGGAACAGATTATGTCTATACCAAGCAAACCCCGTTTGCTTGCGACCTCGATATCGATGGCACTGTTAGTGAGTTACGGTGTGGCAGCAGATTCGAGTGTGCAGGTAGAACGGTTTGAAAGAACAGAAGGCGATTTGACTGCGTTGAAACGCGATGCAAGGAATCCGCTACGTCTTCAAGAAACGGAAATATTCATTGTTCAGTTAAAGGGAGAGCCACTCGCTACCTACGCAGGTGCAAGAGAGCAAATCGGTACGCTTGGTGCAGAGCGTTCACGCCCGCAATTAAACCTGCAGTCTATTCAAGCGCGTGAGCATGAATCATTTTTGCATGCTCAGCAGCGCTCGTTCGTTAGTGACTTACAGCGTCGAATTCCACGTGCAACCATGTATCGTCAATTTGCAACGGCAATGAATGCGGTTGCTATTGAGGTGCCGAAGGGAACGTCGATGCAAGCGCTCTCTGCGCATCCCGATGTAGCTCGTGTGTATCGAAACGAATTACGTTACGAGCAAATGGACGCTTCCCTTGACCTGATCAATGTTGCTGACAGCTGGGAAAGTGCAGGTGGGCGAGCTGATGCAGGGGCTGGCGTACGTATTGCGATTGTTGATGGCGGTATTCGTCCAGAAAACCCAATGTTTACAGGTGCAGGGCTGACACCCGCTACCGACCGTCCAGCAGATGATTATTGTGCCACGGTCGATGCGTCTTTTTGTACCAACAAGATTATTGCTGCGCGGTATTCCGAGCCGACCATTACCATTAACGAAAATGAGTATATGAGCCCGCTTGATTATGGCGGACACGGAACTCACGTAGCAGGTACGGCCGCCGGTGATATTGTGGATGCCAACGTCTCAGGAACAGATGTTGAGTTGTCAGGTGTGGCGCCCGGTGCATATCTCATGGTTTACAAGGCCTTATTTAGAACCCCAGCGGGTCCTGGCTCCGGTTCAGATGTGATGCTCGTGGAGGCACTCGAGCATGCAATTGAAGACGGCGCTGATGTGATCAATAACTCGTGGGGCGGCGGTCCGGGTGCCAACGGAACCGACTCTATTTATGACGTTATTTTCGGTAATGCTGAAGACGCAGGAATTGTCGTTGTGACTGCGGCGGGTAACGATGGCCCAGGCGAGCAAACCATTGGTTGCCCCGGCTGTGTTGAGCCAGGCCTGACGGTCGCTGCTTCTGCGACGGGCAGAAGTTTTGAAAGCCGTTTGAGTTATGACGAATTAAGCCTTGAAATTTATCCGGGGAGCGGTAACTTCTCAATTAGTGAGGACATTACAGCACCTTTGGTACTCGCGGAAAACGTATCAGAAACGGATTCTTTGGCCTGTGAAGCGTTCCCAGCAGATAGCCTCGAAGGAACGATTGTTCTTGTGGATCGTGGCACCTGCTCGTTTGAGGAGAAGGCGGGCTTTGCGCAAGCGGCCGGCGCAGTTGCTATGGTGGTTGCGAACAACGAAGAAGGCGTGATTCGCATGACCATGGGAGCAGCAACGCTCCCATCTGTGTCAGTGACTCAAGAGGACGGTATAAGCCTTCGCAATGCTTATGTTGAAGACTCTGAGTTAACGATTGGGGCTCTTACCAGTGTGGTTGAACTCGATGACGTCAATCGTTTGGCAGACTTCAGCTCTCGTGGTCAAAATGGCGATAACCGTTATTTGAAACCCGACATCACTGCGCCAGGCGTTGATATTTTGAGTGCTGATTCGCCTGATTTAGTGGATGCGTTTGGTACGAAGAGCGGCACGAGTATGGCGTCTCCCCATGTTGCTGGTGCTGCAGCCTTGCTGCGTCAACTGCGTCCTGAGCTAGATGCGCGACAAGTGAAAGCGCTGCTTATGGGCACCGCCGACGGTGAGAGCGTGACGAACCATAACAACGATGATTTGGCTGACGCATTCGGTCAGGGCGCCGGGTTGTTAAACGTAGGCGCTGCTGAATCTGCAGATTTCGTACTGGATAGTGCGTCGTTGGTGGCTACCACGTGTCAAAGTTCATGCGCTCTGGAAAGAGCCGTGACCAATTTGTCAGACGAAGCTATAGAAGTTGCGGTAACCACAGAAAACTTCAGTAACCCCTATGTCACCGCCACTGTTAGCTCTGAAGGTGTCGAGACTGGAGACACTGCAAGTATTTCGGTTCCGGCTGGGGAGTCTGTGACGTTCTCTGTGACGATTGATAGTCGTTTCGCAGACGACGGCTGGAATTTTGGCTCCTTAGCAGTGACCTCGAGCGCTAGCACGCAAAGCTTCCCAATTGTGTTTTCATCTGAGCGCGCAGACGACGCAACGGTGTTAAACACAGAGGTTGTGAGCGGGGAACCAACGTGGGGGGAATTAGCATCGGTTGAATCGCGCTTTGAAAGCCCTGCGAAGGGTGAAGAAGTGTCGGTCACTGTGAACTTCCCAGAGGGTTTCGAAGTCGATAATGTCGCTGTTTCGGAATCAAATGCGTCAGGCACATTGGAAGTTGGAGATACCAGTGCCACTTGGACAGGGACATTTGCCGATCCGAGTGAGAGCTCTTCTATCACGCCAATTGCGGCACCTGCGGGTTCAGTGCTCGATGTAGCTTCAGGCGATCTGTTTGTAACGCCTGCAGGCGTAGGCTGTGCTGAGGAAACATGTGATGAGTTCGCATTACTCTTGGAGGGTCTAGAGGGTGTTGGGGGGCTAACATACAATGGTACAACCTACGATAGCATTACGGTTTATGACAATGGCCTGATTGCAATAGGTGACCAGTCGAGTGTTACTTCAACCTACTTCAACCTTGACTTCCCTGATGCAGAAGTGCCGAACAACATCATTGCTCCGCTTTGGTCCGACTTTACAATGGGCGGAGAGCTTGGTGGTGAAGTCTATTATGCCGGTGTTGAGCTGAACGGCGTTGACTACCTTGTCATTGAATGGCACGACGCGAAAGTATGGACTGAAACGGTTAGTGCGACTGATCCGAGTTACACATTCTCTGTGTGGTTAGGATTAGGAGAGAGCGACGATATTATCTTTAACTATGTTGAAGTACCTGCAATGCCAGAATTTGCGAGTATCGGCTTAGAAGATCTCTCCGGCACTGTAGGTTTGAGCTATTTCTTCGATGGTGCTGGTGAGACCGTTAGTTCAGATTCTGCATTAGACGTGATGCTTGATATTGAGCCAAGCGAAGTTCTGTTGTCTTACGACCTGCCATTAGCGCATTCTCAGAACTTAACCGCGGATACCGAATGGAATACGGAAGTGGCGATTGACGTGCTAGGCTCAGCAACCATCGTGTCTGAGCGTTCGCTTGCAACGGCAATTGCCGATGTACAAGGAACTGAGTTCAATAGCCGTGCGCCGCTTATTGTAGAGCCAACGGGCGCTGTGAATGTGGTGATTCGAGGCGTGGTTGAAGGTGGAGAAGTCAGTACCGATGGTGAATCGATTACTTTCACTCCTGACCCAACCTTTAAAGGTGAGCAGGTGATCACTTACGTGCTTGCAGATGAAGCAGGCAATGAGAGTGCAGAGTACACGCTAACTGTGAACGTTGCCCCGCGTGATGCGAAGAAGTGGTATGAAGGGAATGGTGGCCTATTCTTCTTGCTTCTGCTCAGCGCGGCAGCTTGGAGACGTGCCAAACGTTCTTAAAGTTTCTTCACCTCTAACCAAGGCCCGAAGCGTTGCTTCGGGCTTTTTTATAGAACTAAACTAATGTTATAGTAAGCTCGGGAATTTAACTTACATGAGTGCAACTCACCTTGATTTTGATAATTGACAATTACGACTCTTTTACCCACAACGTGGCACGATATTTCGAAGAGTTAGGGCAAGTTGTCAAAGTAGTGCGCAACGATGAAATTACGATTGCAGAAATAGAATTGCTAGCGGTGCGGGCACTCGTTATTTCACCAGGCCCTTGTACGCCGAAGGAAGCAGGAATCTCACTTCAAGCAATTCGCCACTTTGCCGATAAACTACCTATATTGGGTGTGTGTTTGGGGCATCAGGCGATTGGCCAAGCTTTTGGTGGTGAAGTAGTGCGTGCTGCGCAAATCATGCATGGCAAGAGTAGTTTAATAGAACACTCGGGTGAAGGTTTGTTTGCGGGTATGCCGCAGCCATTAAAGGTGATTCGATATCATTCGTTGGTTGTGAAGGAAGACAATTTGCCCGCTTGTTTAGAGGCATGCGCTTGGGTTGCGAGAGATAGCGGGCATCGTGTTCGTGAATTAATGGGCTTACAACACCGTTCGTTACCCATATTTGGAGTTCAATTTCACCCCGAGTCGGTGCTGAGTGAGGCGGGGCATAGTATTTTTGCAAAGTTTTGTGAGCTGGCAGGGCTTAAAGTAGATAGGAAAGGTTTGGCACGTGAATTATCATAAATTCAAAGCAGTTTCAGAATCTCCCGACGAGGGCAGAATTGCACTCTTAGAGAGGTTGTTTGCCAGCTTTCTCGTGAGTTTAAGTTTCGCTAAGAAACTCGATTCAACATACACGTTTATTCGTGAAGATGAAGAAATAAGACAGCGAGAACTGCTCGCGGTGGAGCAACGGCGGAAAGAAGAGCGTGACCGAGTTGAAGCGTCTCGTCGCTATCAGCGCGAACAAATGTCGGTTGAGTTGCATGAGCGGGTATATGAACAAATCATGCAAACCATAGATAACCCTGAGTATATTCTGGCGCGTGTGCTTTACATTCAGACGAACTCGATTGCCTTGTTAGACGCTGTTAATGCAAGGGCAGTGTCATTGAATAAGTTAGAAGATCTTGCTTCAGGTTTAAATTGGTTGCAAGAAGGTTTGATTCGAGTTGTCAATATGCCGCCCTTTGCTGACCCGAAAGACCCGAAGCGCGTCAAAGTAACAAGCCTCCGCAATGCCATGAGTTTCGTGGGTACAGAAGATTTAAAAATATTGATTCCCGCATTTACGATGCAGAACTGGATTCCAAAAATTATGGAACCGTTTACGTTATTGCGCCGCAAATTATGGGAGCACTCATTGGGAACGGCTATTACTGCACAAGTTCTCGCGGAGCTAGATGGCACCGTAGACCCTGTGCATGCTTATGTTGCAGGGATGTTCCATGATATTGGTAAGGCCATTATTACACGTTTATACAGTATGTGTTTTGACGACGTGCAACGTGATATGTTGCGAGAGCTTCGTGATGAAGTGCGTTCTGAACGTTATAACGCACTGATTGAACTCATGCCTTCGGAGTTGTTTTTACGCAATCTGATGGTGCAATTTGAGCGAAAAATCTCAGCAAACTTAATCAATAGTCTCGATCTGAAATACCTTCCCACGCGCACCGTTCATGAAGAGTTTGCAAATGCAGAGGAAGTAGAAGGTCTTTCCGGGCTGGCGAGGATTCTCTTCCAAGCGAATAGGTACTCTGAATTTAGAATGATGCATGCTGCTAATTTAGTGACTACGGAAGACGGAAAGCTCATGTGTAAGGAAGCACAGCTCGGGCGCCATGAACTTGAAGTATTACGGACCGTGAATTTAAGGCGTTTGCGATTAAGCCGCGGAACCGCAGAAGAATAATCAAGGGCGCATATTTATGCGTCCTTTTTGCAAATCTAGACTTTCTTTTTTCATTATACAAATCAATGCTTTAAGTAGCAGACTTTTCTTTCCGAATTTGCGATAATAGCGCACTATTTTATTGTTCTGGCCACGCTAGAGGAGAATTCTTATGACGCAAGCAGTGCAAGTCGACCGCGCTTTATTTAATGACGTAATGGTGCCTAACTACAATCCTTCGGCCATTATTCCAGTTCGTGGTGAAGGCTCTCGGGTATGGGATCAAGAAGAGCGTGAGTATATAGATTTCGCAGGTGGTATTGCGGTGAGTTGTCTAGGACATTGTCATCCAGCGATGGTGAGCGCGCTGCAAGAACAATCTCAGAAGCTTTGGCACTTAAGTAACGTGATGACAAACGAGCCGGCACTGCGCTTGGCAAAGAAACTCACCGACGCAACATTTGCGGATCGTGTTTACTTCGCGAACTCAGGTGCGGAAGCGAATGAGGCAGCGCTCAAGCTAGCGCGGCGCTGGGCAATGGATAAATTCGGCGAGCAAAAAGATCAAATTATTGCCTTTCATAAAGGCTTTCACGGCCGCACCTTCTTCACCGTGACCGTGGGTGGACAACCGGCTTACTCCGATGGTTTTGGGCCCAAGCCTGCAGGTGTGGAGCACGTCGCATATAACGACTTGGCTGCACTCGAGAAACTGATGTCTGAAAAAACTTGTGCGGTCATGATTGAGCCGTTACAGGGTGAAGGCGGCGTGGTTCCTGGTGACAAAGAGTTTTTGGCAGGTGTTCGTGCGCTTTGCGATAAGCACAATGCCTTGTTAATTTTTGATGAAGTACAAACTGGATTTGGTCGTACTGGAACCCTTTATGCGTATGAGCAAACTGGTGTAACGCCCGATATTTTAACCACGGCAAAAGCACTCGGTGGGGGCTTCCCAATTGGTGCAATGTTGACAACTGCAGCAATCGCAGAGCACCTTAAAGTCGGTACGCACGGCTCAACTTATGGCGGAAATCCACTTGGCTGTGCGGTGGCTGAAGCAGTCATGGACACTGTGAACACGCCAGAGGTTCTTGAAGGTGTAAAGGCGCGTGAAGCGTTGTTCAAGTCGGAGCTTGCTAAGATTAATGAAAAGCACCATGTATTTGCGGAAATTCGCGGTCAAGGATTACTCCTCGGTGCGGCTTTAAACGAAAAATACCAAGGGAAAGCTCGCGATTTCCTAATTGCGAGTGGCGACGAAGGGCTGATGGTTCTCGTGGCAGGTATGGACGTGATTCGTTTCACACCTTCGTTGGTGATCCCTGAACAAGATATTATTGAGGGCATGGCTCGCTTCGAACGCGCAGTAGCCCGCGTTGTTGCAGCTTTGAATTAATCTTTATGATTATCATCCGTCCGATACGCGCCTCTGATTACGAGGCGCTTTATCAATGTGCTGTAGAATCTGGGTTTGGCTTTACTTCTCTACCTGTCGACGAAACGTTGCTGAATAAGAGAATTAGTAGAGCTGAGCAGGCCTTCTCCACACCAAAAGTTGAATTTCCGGGCGAAGAGGGCTACCTCTTCGTCATGGAGAATACCGAAACACAGGACATTATGGGTGTCAGCGGTATTGAGGCAAGTGTAGGGTTGTCGGATGCGTTTTGGCACTACCGGCTTGGCAAAGAAGTTCATCATTCCGTACGTCATAATGTACACAAAGAGCTAGAAACATTGACGTTGTGTAACGATTACACAGGCGTGAGTGAGCTATGCACGTTATTTTTACGCGAACCTTACCGTGTCAATCGGAATGGTCGTGCACTGTCGAAGTTTCGGTTGCTTTTCATGGCCGAATTCAAAGAGAGATTTGCGAAACACGTGATTGCTGAGATGCGCGGCATTTCAGACAGTGAGGGGAACTCTCCATTTTGGTCGTGGTTACAGAAGCACTTTTTTGGCATGGATTTTTCTTATGCGGATTACCTCACAGGCATCGGCGACAAAACGTTTATTTTTGAATTAATGCCGCGGCTCCCTATTTATCTCTGTCTACTAGACGAAGCTGCACAGGCAGTTGTCGGGCAAGTGCATGAGAATACAACGCCTGCATTAGAGCTCCTGAAATCGGAAGGGTTTAGATTTAAGGGATATGTCGATATTTTTGACGCAGGGCCCACAGTTGAAGCGGAAGTTAGGCAATTACGGACGGTGAAATCGAGCGTAATTCGTACCGTGAAGATTGGCTCGGTGGAAGGTGCAGAAACCCATTTAATGTGTAACCGTGAGCTCTCGAGTTTTCGAGCATTGAAGGCGAAAGCAATCCTTGAAGAAGAGCAAATAATTATCAGCGAACGAACGGCTGACGCGCTTTTCTTAAAGACAGGCGACACGCTTCGAGTTGCACCATTTTAAGAGGAATGAAAGTAATGAGCGAACACAAAAATTTATTGATAGGGCATGAGTGGGTTACGGGTGCGGGTGAGGTGTTTGAATCACGCGACCCTGCGCGCGATCAAGTAATTTGGCAAGGAAAGGCCGCGAGTACTGAGCAAGTCGACCGAGCAATGCGTGCCGCGCGTGCCGCATTTATTGAGTGGTCACAAACGCCACTTGAAGAGCGTTTAGTGACCGTTCGTAAATTCGCTGCATTACTAAAAGAAAACCAAGAATCACTGGCACTCGTGATTGCTCAAGAAACCGGTAAACCAACTTGGGAAACGCTCACAGAAGTAGGTGCAATGGTTGGTAAAATTGAGATATCGGTACGTGCCTATGAAGAACGCACAGGGAGTGTGGAGAATGAAATGCCCGGTGCTAGAGCATTTATTCGACATAAACCTCATGGTGTGGTGGCAGTTTTTGGTCCGTACAATTTCCCAGGACATCTGCCTAATGGACACATTGTTCCTGCGCTACTGGCGGGTAATACTGTTGTATTTAAACCGAGTGAGCTCACGCCCAAAGTGGCCGAAGAAACAGTAAAACTATGGCAGCAAGCTGGCTTGCCAGCCGGTGCCATAAACCTCGTTCAAGGTTTGGTGAATACAGGGAAGGCCCTTGTGGCACATCCTGAGCTCGACGGTTTATTCTTCACGGGTTCCTCGACTACAGGCAAGTTCTTACATGAGCAATTTGGCGGCCGTCCAGATAAGATTCTTGCACTAGAGATGGGGGGGAATAACCCACTCCTTGTGAAAGGTGTGGAAGATATCGATGCCGCGGTGCATGCCATTGTACAATCTGCGTTTGTCACGAGTGGTCAGCGCTGCACTTGTGCGCGCCGCCTGTTTATTCCCACGGGTGCCAGTGGCGACCAACTCATTGAGCGATTGGTTGAGGTGACAAAAAACATTGCTGTGGGTGATTATGCGGCTGATCCGCAACCCTTTATGGGCGCTATGATCTCAGCAAAGGCTGCGGCGGGAATGGTGTCTGCGCAAAATGACTTGGTGGCGAAGGGTGCCACGGTATTACTTGAACTTACGCAACCGGAAACGAACAAAGGGTTCGTAACCCCAGGCATTCTGGAAGTAACTCGTGTGACCGATATGCCAGACGAAGAGCACTTTGGACCCCTATTGAAAATTTATCGATACAGTGATTTTGATGCGGCAATTAAAGAAGCGAATAACACGCGATTTGGTCTTTCTGCAGGCCTCTTAGCCGACGCCAGAGAAGATTGGGATTACTTCTTTCCGCGCATTCGAGCGGGGATTGTGAACTGGAATAAGCCCATTACCGGTGCGAGCAGTGCAGCACCCTTTGGTGGTATTGGTGAAAGTGGAAATCATCGCCCAAGTGCATATTATGCTGCAGATTATTGTGCTTACCCTGTTGCATCGGTGGAGGCAGAGCGTGTAGATTTACCTAACACACTCAGCCCGGGGCTCCGCTTCTAGGGGTGAGCATTTGACTCAGTTGAGGCATACATGATTGTAGACACAGAGGGTTACGTAGAACTCATTCAATATTTGGGTGAGCATTTGCATGTATTCGCGACCGCACCCAATAGTGCAAGCGTTGCCCCTGTGACTGTGCGAGAATTGTTCGAGACACAACTCTCCAATCAAATAATGCGAATCTGTCAGCAACATGACATTGATCAAGCCGTACGACTTGAAATAGTGCGTGAAGCTGATGCAATTCTTTATGATTTAGAAGAGGTTTTGGCCTCGGTACTAGACAGACACCCAGATCACGATCAACAGGTGTTTATTCAAGAATTTGTTGGTCTTGTTAAAAACTTGATTGATAGCGAATTGATGAATTTAAAAGGTTAATTAATGGAAGCGAAAGTAAGTTGGTTGCACGGGCTTCGTTTCGTAGGCACGAGCGGCAGTGGTCATTCTGTCGTGATGGATGGGAACGGTGGAGACACTGCGCCTAGCCCGATGGAAATGGTACTGATGTCGGCCGCAAGCTGCTCCTCAGTCGATGTGGTTTCTATTTTACAAAAAGCACGGCAACAAATCAGTGGCTGTGAGGTTGATTTGAAAGCGGAGCGGGCTGACACAACGCCTGCCGTGTTCACTGCAATCCACATGCACTTTATCGTTGCTGGTACCGATATTGCTGAATCGCATGTGGAGCGCGCGGTTAAGCTTTCTGCGGATAAGTATTGTTCGGTCTCAATCATGCTCGGGCATAGTGTCAACGTAACGCATAGCTTCGAGATTCGTAACAGCTAAAGCCGATTTAATACCGCTTATTTGCGTGCAAGCAGTTGCTCAATAAGCGGTGTTAATATGAGCTCCATCGCAAGTCCCATTTTTCCGCCCGGCACTACTAACGTGTTAATTCTCGACATAAATGAACCGTCGATCATTTGTAGATAATACGGGAAATCGACGCCTTTCACTCCTCGAAAACGAATCACGACAAAGCTTTCATCCATACTCGGAATTTCTTTGGCGCTAAATGGATTCGATGTATCGACGGTTGGAACGCGTTGGAAGTTAATATGAGTGCGGCTAAACTGCGGCACGATATGGTGAATGTAATCTTCCATACTGCGAACGATACTCTGCGTGACAGCTTCTCTCGAATGACCACGCTCCGAAGTATCTCGAATGAGTTTTTGTATCCATTCCAAATTTACGATAGGTACCATGCCAATAAGTAAGTCGACATGCTTGCCCACATCGTAACCTTCTCCCTCTACGCCACCATGGAGACCCTCATAGAAGAGTATGTCGGTATTTTCGGGAAGCGCCTCCCAAGGCGTAAAAGTACCTGGCATTTGATTGTAAGGAACCGCCTCGTCGAAATTATGCAAATAACGGCGATGCTTCCCCTGACCTGTTTCACTGTAATCTTGGAAAAGTTGTTCCAACGCTTCGAAGTTATTCGCTTCCGGACCAAAATAACTAATATGCCGACCTTGCTCTTGTGCTTTACGAATCGCCACATCCATCTCAGGCCGCGAGTAGCGGTGGAAACTGTCGCCTTCAATGAACGCAGCTTCTGCTTTTAAATATCGGAAAATATGGCGTACCGCCTGA
This genomic interval from Idiomarinaceae bacterium HL-53 contains the following:
- a CDS encoding ribulose-phosphate 3-epimerase translates to MADFLIAPSILSANFARLGEEVDNVLAAGADVVHFDVMDNHFVPNLTIGPMVCQALRDHGVTAPIDVHLMVSPVDRIIPEFAAAGASMITFHPEASVHIDRSLQLIKDHGCKAGLVFNPATPLHYLDYVMDKVDMVLLMSVNPGFGGQQFIPSTLDKIKQVRARIDASGRDIRLEVDGGVKVDNIGEIAKAGADMFVAGSAIFNAPDYAEVIRQMRTEIEQAVS
- a CDS encoding tryptophanyl-tRNA synthetase, whose amino-acid sequence is MNQPVVLSGCQPSGQLTLGNYMGALRQWVAMQSNRDCYFMLVDLHAITVRQDPKALYEATLDGLALYLACGLDPAKSTLFLQSHVPEHSQLAWVLNCYTQMGELNRMTQYKDKSQKQESNMNAGLFTYPVLMAADILIYGANEVPVGNDQKQHLELARDVATRFNNIYGDVLVVPEPFIPEHGARIMSLQDPTKKMSKSDDNEGNFIGLLEDPKKIAKKIKRAVTDSDEQARIYFDPEEKAGVSNLLTILSGATGHSIDTLVPQYEGKMYGHLKTDVADAVVALLTPIQERYQALRNDRAALDGIMRKGAEKAQERASETLATVYRAVGFVPKA
- a CDS encoding PA domain-containing protein, which translates into the protein MSIPSKPRLLATSISMALLVSYGVAADSSVQVERFERTEGDLTALKRDARNPLRLQETEIFIVQLKGEPLATYAGAREQIGTLGAERSRPQLNLQSIQAREHESFLHAQQRSFVSDLQRRIPRATMYRQFATAMNAVAIEVPKGTSMQALSAHPDVARVYRNELRYEQMDASLDLINVADSWESAGGRADAGAGVRIAIVDGGIRPENPMFTGAGLTPATDRPADDYCATVDASFCTNKIIAARYSEPTITINENEYMSPLDYGGHGTHVAGTAAGDIVDANVSGTDVELSGVAPGAYLMVYKALFRTPAGPGSGSDVMLVEALEHAIEDGADVINNSWGGGPGANGTDSIYDVIFGNAEDAGIVVVTAAGNDGPGEQTIGCPGCVEPGLTVAASATGRSFESRLSYDELSLEIYPGSGNFSISEDITAPLVLAENVSETDSLACEAFPADSLEGTIVLVDRGTCSFEEKAGFAQAAGAVAMVVANNEEGVIRMTMGAATLPSVSVTQEDGISLRNAYVEDSELTIGALTSVVELDDVNRLADFSSRGQNGDNRYLKPDITAPGVDILSADSPDLVDAFGTKSGTSMASPHVAGAAALLRQLRPELDARQVKALLMGTADGESVTNHNNDDLADAFGQGAGLLNVGAAESADFVLDSASLVATTCQSSCALERAVTNLSDEAIEVAVTTENFSNPYVTATVSSEGVETGDTASISVPAGESVTFSVTIDSRFADDGWNFGSLAVTSSASTQSFPIVFSSERADDATVLNTEVVSGEPTWGELASVESRFESPAKGEEVSVTVNFPEGFEVDNVAVSESNASGTLEVGDTSATWTGTFADPSESSSITPIAAPAGSVLDVASGDLFVTPAGVGCAEETCDEFALLLEGLEGVGGLTYNGTTYDSITVYDNGLIAIGDQSSVTSTYFNLDFPDAEVPNNIIAPLWSDFTMGGELGGEVYYAGVELNGVDYLVIEWHDAKVWTETVSATDPSYTFSVWLGLGESDDIIFNYVEVPAMPEFASIGLEDLSGTVGLSYFFDGAGETVSSDSALDVMLDIEPSEVLLSYDLPLAHSQNLTADTEWNTEVAIDVLGSATIVSERSLATAIADVQGTEFNSRAPLIVEPTGAVNVVIRGVVEGGEVSTDGESITFTPDPTFKGEQVITYVLADEAGNESAEYTLTVNVAPRDAKKWYEGNGGLFFLLLLSAAAWRRAKRS
- a CDS encoding anthranilate synthase, component II, translating into MQLTLILIIDNYDSFTHNVARYFEELGQVVKVVRNDEITIAEIELLAVRALVISPGPCTPKEAGISLQAIRHFADKLPILGVCLGHQAIGQAFGGEVVRAAQIMHGKSSLIEHSGEGLFAGMPQPLKVIRYHSLVVKEDNLPACLEACAWVARDSGHRVRELMGLQHRSLPIFGVQFHPESVLSEAGHSIFAKFCELAGLKVDRKGLARELS